One window of the Pseudomonas sp. S04 genome contains the following:
- a CDS encoding AEC family transporter, which produces MTAELLIALAPIVLLIAMGAWLKRSRFLEDSFWAQAERLGYYVLLPALFLHGLATAKLDNVPVQGMIMALVLSTIMVALLMVGARGIIKGNDAAFTSVFQGGVRFNNYVGVSVVAGLFGAQGIALAAVANAAIVPTVNILCVLVFARYGTGGRMSAGNVAKQLALNPLVLACFGGILLQALGLGLPAGIEPMIKALGQASLPLGLLCVGAALELGSVRSWIRPVAYSSVVKFMIMPLTTLCACHVFGLDGKAAIAALLFQALPTASSSYIMARQLGGDAPLMAGIIASQTLLAALALPIAVIVLIPWV; this is translated from the coding sequence GTGACTGCCGAACTTTTGATTGCCCTCGCGCCTATTGTCCTGCTGATTGCCATGGGCGCCTGGCTCAAGCGCAGTCGGTTTCTAGAAGACAGTTTCTGGGCACAGGCAGAGCGCCTAGGCTACTACGTTCTCCTACCCGCGCTATTTTTGCATGGTCTGGCGACCGCCAAATTGGACAACGTGCCAGTCCAAGGGATGATCATGGCGCTTGTACTCTCGACGATCATGGTCGCACTGCTGATGGTCGGCGCCCGTGGGATCATTAAGGGTAACGACGCAGCGTTCACTTCCGTCTTCCAGGGAGGGGTGCGTTTTAATAACTACGTGGGCGTCTCAGTGGTGGCCGGCTTGTTCGGTGCTCAGGGCATCGCTCTGGCTGCCGTAGCCAATGCGGCCATAGTGCCGACCGTGAACATTCTGTGCGTACTGGTGTTCGCGCGTTACGGCACAGGTGGCAGGATGTCTGCGGGCAATGTTGCCAAGCAGTTGGCACTGAACCCACTGGTACTCGCCTGTTTCGGAGGGATACTGCTTCAGGCACTAGGATTGGGCCTGCCTGCCGGCATTGAGCCGATGATTAAGGCTTTAGGGCAGGCATCCTTACCACTGGGCTTACTGTGTGTAGGGGCAGCACTTGAGTTGGGCTCTGTGCGCAGCTGGATTCGGCCCGTCGCATATTCATCGGTGGTCAAGTTCATGATCATGCCACTAACCACGCTGTGCGCATGTCATGTGTTTGGATTAGACGGCAAAGCAGCAATAGCGGCATTGCTCTTCCAGGCACTGCCTACAGCCTCGTCGTCCTACATCATGGCGAGACAGCTAGGTGGAGACGCACCTCTCATGGCGGGGATAATTGCCAGTCAAACTTTGCTTGCAGCACTAGCACTTCCCATTGCAGTGATCGTTTTGATTCCTTGGGTCTGA
- a CDS encoding pyridoxal phosphate-dependent aminotransferase codes for MHGNETPTSAFQSPILLMAKRATTMRAEGRDVIDLTLGEPDFNAPEHVLDAAHLALGARLTYSPSNGIEPLRKAIRMRAREDRGLDFGDDQIAVGCGAKQIIFNAFQATLKPGNDVIVPAPYWASYPAMIKMCGAQPIILPTTASEGFRLTAEHLAAGLRLAKLPKWVVLNAPGNPSGSLYSETELQAMAEVLRHYPDVMVLSDDIYAEIRFTQDPYLTLASVAPDLAERILIVDGVSKAYAMTGWRVGWGCGSRSLISAITTVQSQNCTQTSTLSQLAAVAALEGPRNFLAERNAIYRQRRDAALHVLRSSDKLEVSCPEGAFYLLPQIKTGVDDQTLALDLLEVGVATVPGSAFGLPGHLRLSFATDEATLVEGCKRLVRALEAYS; via the coding sequence ATGCACGGCAACGAAACTCCAACCAGTGCTTTCCAGTCACCCATTCTACTCATGGCCAAACGCGCTACCACCATGCGCGCTGAGGGGCGGGATGTTATTGACTTAACGCTTGGCGAACCTGATTTCAATGCGCCTGAGCACGTGCTGGATGCAGCGCACCTAGCGCTAGGCGCCCGTCTAACCTACTCCCCATCAAACGGTATTGAGCCGCTTCGCAAGGCTATCCGTATGCGGGCACGTGAAGACCGAGGATTAGATTTCGGTGATGATCAAATCGCGGTTGGGTGTGGCGCAAAACAGATCATCTTTAACGCCTTCCAAGCGACCCTTAAGCCCGGTAATGACGTTATTGTCCCCGCCCCTTACTGGGCCAGCTATCCCGCCATGATCAAGATGTGCGGTGCGCAACCGATCATTCTTCCGACTACCGCTTCGGAAGGATTCAGATTGACAGCGGAGCACTTGGCAGCAGGTCTGCGCCTGGCTAAATTGCCAAAGTGGGTAGTTCTCAATGCACCTGGTAATCCTTCCGGCTCTTTGTACTCTGAGACCGAGTTGCAAGCGATGGCTGAAGTTCTGCGCCATTACCCAGATGTGATGGTGCTGTCAGACGATATCTACGCGGAAATTCGATTCACCCAAGACCCTTATCTGACATTGGCATCGGTAGCGCCAGACCTGGCAGAACGTATCCTCATCGTCGATGGCGTATCTAAAGCCTATGCTATGACAGGTTGGCGTGTAGGTTGGGGGTGCGGCTCGAGGTCGCTGATTTCGGCGATCACTACCGTACAATCTCAAAACTGCACGCAGACCAGCACCTTGAGCCAACTCGCTGCGGTCGCAGCACTTGAAGGGCCACGAAACTTTCTTGCTGAGCGCAATGCGATCTATCGTCAGCGCCGAGATGCTGCACTTCATGTCCTCCGGTCGAGCGATAAACTGGAGGTATCGTGCCCAGAGGGTGCATTTTATTTACTTCCTCAGATCAAAACGGGTGTAGACGATCAAACTCTCGCGCTTGATCTGCTCGAAGTCGGCGTCGCAACGGTTCCCGGAAGTGCTTTTGGGCTGCCTGGCCACCTTCGGCTTTCTTTTGCTACGGACGAAGCTACGCTAGTTGAAGGGTGTAAACGGTTGGTTCGTGCGCTCGAGGCGTACTCGTGA
- a CDS encoding LysR family transcriptional regulator, which translates to MSLRALRTLIAIAQHGSFARAADTVHLTQSAVSLHIKSLEEEFNASLFDRSRRLPVLTDAGHLAVERAREIVALYDSIASDIGGDHELRGRLKIGAIQTALASALPLALAALAAEHPHLRINVASGMSAELATRVEAGELDVALTTEPVKPHPYGLVSTTLYEEGFWIIAPGSCAGLDFRQLLQQLPFIRFDRRAWAGRTIDRELRRLRLRVQTSMELDSQDAIIQMVASGLGVSVVPLSSQNLEQLKHLEVQPFGSPQKTRCVVLLEQEERPLGRLAAALAEAVKKHAPM; encoded by the coding sequence ATGTCATTACGCGCGCTTCGTACCTTAATTGCTATCGCTCAGCACGGTTCATTTGCGCGAGCCGCAGACACAGTTCATCTCACACAATCAGCAGTGAGCCTGCACATAAAGTCACTTGAAGAGGAGTTCAACGCTTCGTTGTTTGACCGCTCGCGTCGATTGCCCGTATTAACCGACGCAGGCCACTTAGCGGTGGAGCGGGCGCGCGAGATCGTTGCACTTTACGACAGCATTGCTTCGGACATTGGAGGTGATCACGAGCTGCGGGGTCGACTGAAAATTGGTGCCATCCAGACTGCACTGGCCAGTGCGTTGCCTTTGGCCCTGGCCGCGCTAGCTGCCGAGCACCCACATCTACGCATAAACGTAGCCTCAGGCATGTCTGCCGAATTGGCCACGCGCGTAGAGGCTGGTGAGTTGGATGTCGCACTCACCACAGAACCTGTGAAACCGCACCCTTACGGTTTGGTTAGTACAACACTCTACGAAGAAGGCTTTTGGATCATTGCTCCGGGCTCATGCGCAGGTTTAGATTTTAGACAGCTACTTCAGCAACTACCGTTTATCCGCTTTGACCGCAGGGCATGGGCCGGGCGTACCATTGACCGGGAGCTTCGTCGGCTGCGCCTTCGCGTGCAAACCAGTATGGAGTTAGACAGTCAGGATGCGATCATCCAGATGGTTGCCAGTGGTCTGGGGGTGTCAGTGGTTCCACTTTCCAGCCAGAACCTCGAACAACTCAAACACCTGGAAGTCCAGCCATTCGGATCACCGCAAAAAACGCGTTGTGTTGTGCTTTTGGAGCAAGAAGAAAGGCCATTAGGTCGGCTGGCAGCGGCCCTGGCGGAGGCTGTCAAAAAGCACGCCCCCATGTAA
- a CDS encoding DMT family transporter, translating into MPHLSALLAPATVFGGGLHMRFPGVMYALASGVLTSGFGSTLWYRIVRHISSQQAATLQLSVPIIVLLAGVRILNEPISLYLLMISAVVLGGVTLALLPCYATTGR; encoded by the coding sequence ATGCCTCACCTTTCTGCTTTACTGGCTCCAGCAACCGTGTTCGGAGGTGGCCTTCACATGAGATTTCCCGGAGTGATGTACGCGCTTGCATCGGGTGTGTTGACATCAGGTTTTGGCTCTACGCTGTGGTACCGCATCGTCAGACATATCAGTTCCCAGCAAGCCGCCACTCTTCAGTTAAGCGTTCCAATCATTGTGTTGTTGGCAGGCGTACGAATTTTGAACGAGCCGATATCGCTGTACCTATTGATGATATCAGCCGTCGTACTTGGCGGTGTCACGCTGGCCTTATTGCCGTGCTATGCGACAACAGGTCGCTGA